The Fusobacterium perfoetens genomic interval TAATAGTTGCTACGGCGATAGGAGAAAGAATAGCTATAACAACAATATTAATTAAAGCCATAATACCCATAAATAAATCTGCCATATTCCATACAGTACCAAGTTTTGCTACTGAACCAATATAAACAGCAACTAGAACAAATAATCTAAATATAAATAAGCTTGTTTTATTTTTAGAAATATAACCTAAGTTAGTTTCTCCATAGTAGTAGTTTCCTATTACAGAAGAGAAAGCAAATAGGAAAATACAGAAAGTTACAAAGTGAATTCCCCAATTTCCAACAGAATGTGCTAGTGCCATTTGAGTTAATTGTATTCCTTCAAATCCTTGAGCATAAGCTGCTTGATAATCTGGATATAATAAAACGATGAAAGCTGTTGCACTACAAACTAATATTGTGTCAACGAATACACCAAAAGCTTGTAATAAACCTTGCTTAACAGGGTGAGAAACATTAGATATAGCAGCAGCATTTGGTGCAGATCCCATACCAGCTTCGTTTGAATATAATCCTCTTTTTACCCCTTGAAGTACTACTGCTCCAATTCCTCCACCAACTGCTTGTTGAATTCCAAAAGCATTTTCTACTATACTCATAAATAATCTAGGTAATTCAGTTATATTTAAAAGTAAAACAACAATTGCAACTATAATATAAGCCACAGCCATTACTGGAACTATAACTCCAGAAACATTTGCTATTCTTTCAGTTCCTCCAAATATTACAACTGCAGTTAATAATGTAACAATTCCTCCACCTATATAAAGATTTAATCCAAAAGATCCTTGAAGAGCTGAAGTTATTGTATTTGCTTGAACAGTGTTAAATATAATGGCGAAAGTTACTATAACTATAACAGAGAATATTGCTCCTAAACCTTTCATTCCAAGAGCTTTTTCCATATAATATGAAGGTCCTCCTCTAAAAGTTCCATCGTCATTTTTTACTTTATAAACTTGTGCTAAAGTATTTTCTACCAAACTTGTTGCTCCACCTAAAAGTGCGATTAGCCACATCCAGAATACTGCTCCAGGTCCTCCAATAGAAATAGCTATAGCTATTCCCGCTAAGTTTCCTGTACCAACGTGAGATGCTACTGAAATACAAAATGCCTGAAATCCTGTAACTTGTCCTGTAACTTTTTTTTCTCCATCTTTAAGAGTAGATAGTCTACCAGTTATTAAACCAACCATATCTCCTAATAATCTTGCTTGAGCAAAACCTGATCTAAATGTAAAAAATAATCCTAGTGCGATTAAAAGTCCCATTAAAATATAAGACCATAAATAATCGTTAATTGTTCCAGCTATTGAAAGTAAAAAGTTCATAGCTACCTCCTTTAATTTTTTTATTTATCTTTTTTTAAAAAATTGTTAAACTAAGTTCTTTTGATAGTTCTTCTAATACAGCTACCCCTGCAACAGAGTTTCCTCTTTTACCTAATGATGGTCCAAAAACTCCTATTCCCATTTTTCCTGGAACAACAGATACTATTCCTCCTCCTACTCCACTCTTTGAAGGAATTCCAACTCTTACTGCAAATTCTCCTGAACTATCATACATTCCACAAGTAACCATTAAAGTTTTTACTATTGTTGCTATTCTTGGGTTGATAACCTGTTCTCCTGTACTAGTTTTTCCACCTCTTGCTAAGAAAAGTCCAATTCTTGCTAAGTTTTTAGCTGTGGCTTCTATTGAACATTGTTTAAAATACACATCTAGTGCATCTTCTACATTTCCTTCTATGATATTTTGACTTTTTAAGAAGTATCCCATAGCTCTGTTTCTATTTCCTGTTTCTGATTCTCCACAATAAATTTTATAGTTTACATCTAGTGTATCATCTTCAGAAATTTTTCTAACAAAATCCAATAATCTTTGGAATTTTTCTCTTGCATCTTTTCCTTTTATCATTGAGCTTACTGCTATAGCTCCAGCATTTATCATTGGATTGTATGGTCTTTTTCTACTAGAAGTTTCCAATTTTTTTATAGAGTTAAACGGATCTCCTGTTGGTTCCATTCCAACTTTACTAAAAACATACTCTTCACCGTTATCAAGTATAGCCAACATCAATGTGATTATTTTTGATATACTTTGAATAGTAAATTTTTCTTCACAATCTCCTGCACAATATTCATTTCCATTTATATCATATATACAAATTCCTAGAGCATCTTTTTTAGCTTTATCTAGTTCCGGTATATAATTAGCAACTTCTCCTAGTTTTGATTTTGCTTGATTATTTTTTACTAGATTTTTTAATAAATCTTCCATTTTTCTTCCTCCGCGATACTTTTCAATATGTTTTATTCAAAAAATATAATTTTTTGTTTTATAAAACAACAACATTCCTCTTAAACAATATACAACTTTAATTTTATTCTGTCAATATAAATTTAAAATGTTTGCTATATATTTTTTATATTACATTGGCGGGTAGAATCTATTTATTTTTTCATAAGTTTTTTAACTAAAATTTTAATATATAAAATTAATTTAAAAAATATATTTTTTAAATATTTTATTTTTGGAATTTTTTTATATTTTTAATATATTTTAAATTAATTAAATATATCATTATAAATTTATGAGGTTAATTATAGCATAATTCATTTTAACTATCTAAATATTTTTTTTATTTTTTTATAAAATTTTATAAAATAATCATTTTATGGAAACTTATGAGCCAAAAAGTAAATTCTAATCATTTAATTATTATTTCAGTACATTTTAATACAAAAAAAGGAGCCAATAAGCTCCTTAACAATTTTATTTATTTTTTATTTCATTAATTTGCTAGTATTCCCATACTATATAGTATTCTAACTATTATAAATATTACTGGGAAAGTTATTATAGTTCTTAGAACAAAGAATTTTAAAGTATCCCAGAAATTAAATCCTATTTTTGACGCAACTAATATCATTCCTGTTTCACTTAAGAAAATAAGTTGTGCAAAAGATAGAGTTCCTATTAAAAATCTTGCCATTTCACTTGGAACACCCTCTATTAATAATGATGGAAGATACATATCTGAGAATCCAACTATCATAGCCGGTGCCATTACTGTAGCTATCTCTTTAGAGAAACCAAAAAGTTTTAAAATTGGAACTAGTGGCATTGCTATAATATTAAAAATATTTGTATGCTCTGCTATTACAAGTCCAAGAGTTCCCATAAACATAATAACTGGTATAAAAGTTATATATAAAATTCCAACTTTTTTTATTGAATCAAGTAAAATTTCTATTTCTTTCGCTTTATTTGCTACTTCTGTAGCTTTTTTTATTGCAACAATAAAAGATGTACTTCCCTCTTCTCCTGCAAAATTTTTCCCCATATAATATTCATTTTTGAATTTTTTTAATGGAAGTCTTGCTATTATTATTCCTGCTATCACTGTTGAAAAAGCGATTGTTGCATAAAATATTATAAATCTATCTGATAATTTTAATAAATCTGATACAACTGCCGCAAAAGATATTCCAACTATTGAAAATGATGTAGCTATTATTACTGCTTCTCTTTGAGTATAATAACCTTTTTGATATTGTTCATCAGTAACAACTATCCCTATTGTTCCATCTCCTAAAAATGAAGCGATTGCGTCAATAGCTGCATACCCTGGTACTTTAAAAACTTTTCTCATAAAAGGAGCTATCAAAACTCCAATAAATTCAACAAGTCCGAAAGCTGTAAGAAGTGGCATCAACATAACCCCAACACAAAAAGTTACCATTAGTGATGGAAGCAAATCATTTGCCATCATTCCACCTGTATTTGGATCTAAAATTATAGCTGGTCCTATTCCGTAGTGAACCATTAAGAAAAATATTCCACCTAATATTCTTGCTGCTCCATTAATTGGAC includes:
- a CDS encoding YjiH family protein, with product MAVFKFLFYSILGVIAFLAPITIGGESSILMGHIKSIIIDGYIEQIRVLVIIASVTTVVGTIIGFIKKDFKNKYLKEFFICGPINGAARILGGIFFLMVHYGIGPAIILDPNTGGMMANDLLPSLMVTFCVGVMLMPLLTAFGLVEFIGVLIAPFMRKVFKVPGYAAIDAIASFLGDGTIGIVVTDEQYQKGYYTQREAVIIATSFSIVGISFAAVVSDLLKLSDRFIIFYATIAFSTVIAGIIIARLPLKKFKNEYYMGKNFAGEEGSTSFIVAIKKATEVANKAKEIEILLDSIKKVGILYITFIPVIMFMGTLGLVIAEHTNIFNIIAMPLVPILKLFGFSKEIATVMAPAMIVGFSDMYLPSLLIEGVPSEMARFLIGTLSFAQLIFLSETGMILVASKIGFNFWDTLKFFVLRTIITFPVIFIIVRILYSMGILAN
- the glsA gene encoding glutaminase A — protein: MEDLLKNLVKNNQAKSKLGEVANYIPELDKAKKDALGICIYDINGNEYCAGDCEEKFTIQSISKIITLMLAILDNGEEYVFSKVGMEPTGDPFNSIKKLETSSRKRPYNPMINAGAIAVSSMIKGKDAREKFQRLLDFVRKISEDDTLDVNYKIYCGESETGNRNRAMGYFLKSQNIIEGNVEDALDVYFKQCSIEATAKNLARIGLFLARGGKTSTGEQVINPRIATIVKTLMVTCGMYDSSGEFAVRVGIPSKSGVGGGIVSVVPGKMGIGVFGPSLGKRGNSVAGVAVLEELSKELSLTIF
- a CDS encoding alanine/glycine:cation symporter family protein: MNFLLSIAGTINDYLWSYILMGLLIALGLFFTFRSGFAQARLLGDMVGLITGRLSTLKDGEKKVTGQVTGFQAFCISVASHVGTGNLAGIAIAISIGGPGAVFWMWLIALLGGATSLVENTLAQVYKVKNDDGTFRGGPSYYMEKALGMKGLGAIFSVIVIVTFAIIFNTVQANTITSALQGSFGLNLYIGGGIVTLLTAVVIFGGTERIANVSGVIVPVMAVAYIIVAIVVLLLNITELPRLFMSIVENAFGIQQAVGGGIGAVVLQGVKRGLYSNEAGMGSAPNAAAISNVSHPVKQGLLQAFGVFVDTILVCSATAFIVLLYPDYQAAYAQGFEGIQLTQMALAHSVGNWGIHFVTFCIFLFAFSSVIGNYYYGETNLGYISKNKTSLFIFRLFVLVAVYIGSVAKLGTVWNMADLFMGIMALINIVVIAILSPIAVATIKDYMKQRREGKNPVFKAKSIPGLKNTECWD